TTTTAGTTAGGTATAAATAAATTAAATTATCCCCTCAGTCTGTTAAGTTATGTATAAGCTTGATTTTAAGCCCATTTTGCTGTAGGGGCGACCGGCTGGTCGCCCAAGGCCATTGTGGGGGGCTGCAATTCCCAAAGGGCGACCAGCCGGTCACCCCTACAATATCTAAATTTTAGAACTTAACAGCTCTGCCTCCCCCTCCTAATTTTTTTATAACTCCTATAATCTTAGACAGAATGTTTTTCAAGAGCTTTCTTTAATTTTTATTGTCTATTTGATACAACTTATATGATTTATCTAAAACATCATCTTTAGCCTTATTAGCTGTTTTCATGCTTAAATTGTCAGCATGTAGATAAGCAGAAATTATATACGAATAGTTTCTTTTCAATGAAATCTGAGCATGTAAATAACATAATGCTCCGATAAGTTTATTACCTCTAAACTCTGGAAGAATTGCAACGGTTTTATGAATTAAACCGTTTATATTTGAAACTAAAGCGAAAAATTGTTCTATATAATTTTTTGAACTTAAATCTACTTTGGAAAATATTTCAGAATAGTCCAGCATTGAAAACATGAATCCGACTTCTTTATTATCTTTTAACGCAAAAGTAAGGGTTTCAGTATCTACTATATCCATTATTTTACTATAAAGGCTATAAAAACTTTCAAATGAAATTTCTGAATAAAAAGGGTTTTTATTAAAAGATTTAATACTTATATCGTATAAAATTTGAAGTTCTTCCTTTATCTTTGCTTTATCAATATTTCTAAATGTAAAGCCTTTCTCTGTTGCATCATTAAATGATGATTCAAGTGCTTTTAAATAATTAGATAAATTTTTACGAATTGAACTGTAATACAAATGACTTTCATTGTATCCGTAGCGATTTATAAAATCGTGATAGTAATCTTTGACTGGAGGTTCCATAAAAAAATTAAACGTATCATTAGGGACTTCCAATCTATAATCATACCAAGTTGATTTGAAAAACGGATACAAAATCGAAGAAACTTTTTCTTTTAAATGGAATTTCGCAAAATCAAATATTTTTGAAAATACGTAAAAATCATCTATAGTTTCTAAAAAACCAATATACCCAAATGGTTTATCATTAGTATCAATAATATCTTTGTTAATTCCTACGACAAAACGTCCGACAACGGAATTATTTTTTTTTACAATATATAAGCTATAATCATCTGATTTCTGGAGTAAGGGTTTCAATCTCATTTGATAATTTTTTATTTGAATATTGTCATATAATTTTTCTGCAAGTTCATAAAATCCGTTTATATCATCTTGATTGTCCAAATTGACTTTTACCAATGATAAATCCATAGTTTTTATTTCCTTTTTGTTAATGCTAAATAATTAAGAAGAGGGAGGTTTTTAATTTTTATTTGAAGATACAGGTTTGCTTGTAATGGTAAAATAAAAAAAAATCAATATTGATAAAATTTTATATTTAACTTAATAATGACATGATATTTCTATTTTCAGATAATAAACTTTGTATTATCCTTTAATTTTAGCCTTAGATAGCTGAATTTAATGTCAGTTTATAATTTTATTCTATTCCATACAATTTCATTTTAGCGAGAAGTGAAGGATGGCTTATTTCAAGAAGGTTTGAGGCATGAGTTCTATTACCACCTGTTTTTTTTAAGGCTTTTATTATCATAGTTTTTTCCAAAATTTTTTGGGAAGCTTTAATAGAAAATCCTTCATATACATCTTTTGTATCATTTGGTAACGCATCATCACACATTTCAGGTGGCAGACTTTCAGATGCTATAAAATCATCTTCAGAAAGCAATACAGCTCTTTCAATTGCATTTTCAAGCTCCCTAACATTCCCAGGCCAATGGTATTTTAAAAAAATTAACATTGGTTGAGGGGATATGCCTTTTATATGTTTGCCAAATTTTTTATTAAATTTTTCAATAAAATATTGACTTAAAAGTGCAATGTCTTCTTTTCTTTCCTTTAAAGACGGAAGTTTTATTCTTAGAACATTAAGTCTATAAAAAAGATCTTCTCTGAAAGTTCCTTTTAATACTTCTTCTTCAAGATTTTTAGCAGTTGCTGCTAAAACTCTAACATCAATTTTCATTGATTTTGAATCGCCGATAGGTCTTATTTCACTTTCTTGAATAACTCTTAAAAGCTTGACTTGCAAATTTAAAGGAAGCTCTCCTATTTCGTCTAAAAAAATTGTTCCGTCATTGGCTTCTTCAAACAAGCCTTTTTTATTTCTGTCGGCGCCTGTAAACGCTCCTTTTTTATATCCAAACAATTCGCTTTCAAGTAAATTTTCAGGAATGCTTCCGCAGTTTACAGGAATTAAAGGTTTTTCTTTTCTTTTACCAGCATAATGAATGCCCCTTGCTATCAATTCTTTACCTGTCCCGCTTTCGCCGGTTATAAGCACAGTTGTATCGTATTGTGCAACCTTTGTTGCTAATTCAAAGACTGACAACATTGATTTACTTTTAGCAGTCATTGTCCCAAAACTATAATCCTTTTCTATTTTTTTTATATGCTCTTTAAGAAGCATATTTTCTTTTTTTAATATTTCCCTTTCTTCCGCTTTGCGCAGGGTAAGAATAATTTCATCGGATTTAAAAGGCTTAGATATATAATCATACGCACCAAGCTTCACTGCTTCTACTGCCGATTCTATTGTTCCATAGGCGGACATCATTATTATTGTAGTATTTGGGAGACATGCTTTTGCCCTTTTTAAAAATCCTATTCCATCAAGATTAGGCATTTTTATATCGCAAAGAACAAAATTATAATCATTTTCTTCTAATTTTTTTAAACCTATAAGCCCATCTGATGCGGATTCTACACTAAAGCCCGCCTTAGAAAGTAAAGCAGTCAGCATATGCCTCATGTTTTCTTCATCATCAATTATAAGGAGCTTTTTTTTTGAGGTTTTATTTGCCTCAGCCATGTTATCCTATAAGCCTTTTTATTGCGTCCATTAACACATTCTTTTTGACTGGTTTACTTAATGTTTCTGAAGCTCCAAGTTTTTTTGCAAGTTCAAGGTAGCTATCAGGACCTATTCTGCCTCCGCCTGATATAGCTATAATTTTTATATCAGGAAAAGCTTTTTTTAATTCCCTTATTGTTTCTATTCCCTCTTTTTCAGGCATAATTATATCAGTTATTACAAGATCAAAATTGTTAGATTGTGCTAACTTTACTCCTACATTGCCATCCTCCGCTTCGTAAACTTCATAACCTTCAAGTTCAATCATTTTTTTTAGCATCTGCCGAATTTGATCGTCATCATCAATCACAAGTATTTTTGCCATTTTATTTTCTCCTAAAATTATTATTTTGAAATCTCCGTAAAGTGATGATATATTTTAAATTTCTTTAAAAACAGGAATATATAATATAAAAGCGGTGCCTTCAGATAAAGAACTTTTAACATCAATATATCCCATATGGTCTTCGATAGTTCCCCATACAACAGATAAACCTAAACCTGAACCGCTTTTTTTCATAACTTTTTTTGTATAAAAAGGTTCGAATATTCTTTGAATATCTTTAGATGATATTCCTACACCGCTGTCACTTATTGTTAATTTGACATAATATCCTTCTTTTATAGGTTCAAGGCTATATACTGATACAGCTTTATTTAAAAATATATTATTAGTTTTTATAGAAACCTTACCTTTATTTGAAATAGACTCAAACGCATTCATAACTATATTCATAATAGTTTTGTATAAATGAATTTTTGAACCATAAACATCTAATAAATCTTCTTCCAAATCAATTTCAAGGGTAATATCTGGATAGGTTTCAGTCAGTTTTTGTCCTTCAGGGCTATTTATATATTCAGTAATTATTTCATTCAAGTTTAAATTTATTTTGACCGGTGATTTTCTTCTTGCGAGAGTTAGAAGATCTTCTATAAGGGCAGCTGCTTTTTCTCCAGATTTTTGGATAGATGTAAGAGGCTTTCTCAAAGCACTATCTTCTGGCAATTGCCTTAGAATTAAATCTGGATAGCCTACAATTCCACTGATTATATTATTAAGATCATGAGCAACACCCCCAGCCATAATTCCAATAGTTTCCATTTTTTGAGAATGATGAAGCTGGGAAATCAATCGTTTTTTTTCTGTAATATCTCTAAATATTCCAAGAGTTCCTATAATTTCACTGGCTTCATTTTTTAAGAATGATGCAGATATATTAATGTCAAGTACTGTTCCATCTTTTCTAAGCATTTGAACTTCGTGCTCAATAAACTCTTTATTTTCCCTAAGTTTTTTCATAATTGCAATAGCATCGGCTTTTTTATTGCCATAAAAAAAATAAATTTTTTCTCCGACTATTTCACTTGGGGAAAGTCCAAGCAGCTGTCTTGCCATAGGAGATGCGAAATTAATAGTTCCAGTTAAATCCGTTGTTATTATGCCATCTCCTGAACTGTTGATCACATTTTGAAGAAATTTTTTTGTATCTATTAACTTAGCTAAAATTTTAGCTTTTGTTGTTATGTCCTTTATAATTCCTCTTATACCAATATTATTGCCTTGATGATCAGAAATAAAAGACAATGAAGCTTCTATATTTCTTTTGCTTTTATTTTTTTTTAAAATTTCTAAAGTAATATCTTCCGGTAGTTTTCCTAATTCAAAGCATCTTTTAAAATTTTTATAAAATTTTTTTAATTTTTTAGGAGGAATAAGATGAGTAATATTAAGTCCTATTAGTTCTTTTTTTGAATAACCTACTATTTTACATAAAGACTCATTGCCAAAAACTATATTTCCACTTTTATTTAATTCGTAATAACCTTCTTCAATAGTATCGACTATAGATTGATATCTTTTTTCGTTTTCGATTAAGGTATGTTCAAACTTTGCTTTTGCAATAACGCCACCGACATTAACCGATAATGTTTCAATGATGCTTTTTGATCCTTCAGATATTTTGTCCTTTGTGTGAGATGCAAGATTAAGAACAGCTATCACCTTATCATCTATATTTATTGGAATTATAGCGAGGGATTTAAGCCCTTCTTTTTTTTTTACTGACCCATTTTCAAATTCTATTTCACTAAAAGAATGGTAAATTGGTTTTCCTTGTTTAACAAGCATAGTTTGGGGCGCATTTGTATCATAATGTTTTATTGCTTCTATGAATTCTGGAGAAAGTCCTCTATGGTGGAATAATTCTATAGTATTTTTAATATGGTTCAATGTATAAACTGCTCCGCAGTCTATTTCATCAATTTTACAAGCGATTTCCAAAATGCTATCTAATGCTTGTTTTAAATCCCTGCAAGAAGAAAGAGCTATAGATAATTGCTTGAGCAATAAATTTTCATGTTTAAGCTCTATTATTGCATTTTTTAGGTATTCACCATTAGCGTCCATATTTTTTTACCTAAATTAATTATAATGGTCGGTTTTGTTCTTTTATTTGATAAAAGAATAGTTCTTTTTGTTTGATTTTATCTAAACATTTTTTTTCAACAAGATTATCAATATGTTTAAATATAACTAATTTTGATATACCAAGAATCGATTCTATATCTTCAACAGTAGAAGGTCTTCTTGATATTATGTTTAGTATTTCTGAATCAACGTCTACTTCGTTTTCAGTTCTTTTTTCTCGTTTAATATCAACAATTATTTCTGCTTTTTCGCCAATTATTTTAGAAAATTTTTCCATGTCATCATGCAATGCAATTTTTGCAAATTTTTCCGATGTTGGCCTAACTGCTGTATTCAGATGAACTTTATCAGGATTAATTTTTTCAACCCATGCTTTAAACTTATAAGCAGATTCTTCTGATATGTTTATACCATCAAGCAAAAAAATCTCAAGCCATATTTTACCTTGATAAATTTTTCTAAAAGTAATTAAAGAATTAACCATTTTTTCAAAATTAATATCTGGGTGAGGCCGATTGATTTGCTCAAAAATCAAATTATAATAAGCATCAAGAGAGGGAAGAATTACATCCGCTGGCATTAATGAATTTACAATTTGTTCGTCCCAAAACATTGATCCGTTAGTTATTACAGCTAAAGGTATGCGTGTATTTTTTTTGATTTCATTGATTATTAAACCTATTTCACTGTTCAAAGTAGGTTCTCCAGATCCCCCTATTGTTATAAAATCAGGGTGCTGGGACTCATTGAGCTTTTTTAAAGCCTGTTGAATTATAATGTCAGCAGGAATATAAGGCGTTCTATCTATAATTTTGTCCGTTGTTTTCCCAATCTGGCAGTAAATGCAGTCATAGGTGCAGACTTTATACTGAACAATGTCTAATCCAAGGGAATATCCTAAACGCCTTGAAGGAACAGGACCATATATAAAACTTTTAGTGTTTATTTTATCTTTCAATTTAATATTCCTTACAATTTATAAAAACAATTTCTACCCGAACTTTTTGCAATAAACAAAGCTTTATCAGCTCTATTTAACATATCCTCTAATGATAAATCATCTTCTTTTAAACCTGTTAATCCTATACTCACTGTAATTCGGATATTTTTAGAGCCATTATCAAGGTTAATTCTCATTTCAGATAAAAACTGACATAATCTTTCAGCAATAACTATCGCTTGTTCTTCAGTTGTTTCAACTAATATAGCAGCAAATTCTTCGCCGCCTATTCGTCCGAATATATCATTTTCTCTTAATTTAGATATGCATTCCTTTGCTAAAGACGCTAAAACCATATCACCAATATTATGACCATGTAAATCATTAATTTGTTTTAAATAATCTACGTCTATCATTAAAAATGATAGAAATTTTGCATATCGTTTACAGCGTATAAATTCGGAACGTCCTTTTTTGAAGAAGTGTTTTCGATTATAAATTCCAGTTAAAGGATCAGTAGTAGATAATTTTTCTATTTCATTTTCCATGTGTTTACGTTCTGTAATATCTCTGGCTACTGCGTATGCTATGCTTCTTTTTATAACAGGAAAGGAATTCCACGAAAGCCATCGGTATGATCCGTTTTTACATATATATCTATTTTCAAAGGAAATTAAAGGTTTATCTGATGTAAGCTGGCTCATAGCTTGGATAGTGAATTCTTTATCGTCCGCGTGAACAAATTCAATCCATTGGCGACTTTTTAATTCTTCTAAACTCCACCCAAGTGTATTTGTCCATGCTGGATTGATCTCTTTAAAAAAACCATCAAAGCCTGCTACGCAAAGCATATCAACGGAAATATTAAATAATTGGTTACGATCTTCTTCTATCATTTCAATCTTTTGTTCAAGAGATGCTAACTCATTTTCTGATGCTTTTCTTATTTTTAAGTCCAAAATACGTCTTTTATGGAATGCTATACTGAAAACAAAAATCAATATAAAAAAGACAAATACAATTACACTTAATTTTTCTAAATCCATAAATTTATCCAAAATTAGCATCCTCAACTTTTTGTGTTTAAAGTTTTAAAATGTACTATTTCAAAATTTGCTTATGTGTCAATATAAAAAAAGTTCTTTGACTTTTATATACCATTTAACTATAATTTTTTAGCGTAAAATTAATGGTGATAAGGAAATTACGCTGCCGTAACTTTAATTATATGTGAAAGAAGGATTTACCATGAAATACTCTGAAGCAAAACAAGGAAGAATATTTATTATACGTCTTGAAGACGGAGACATTATTCACGAAAAAATTGAAAAATTCGCTCTTGAAAAAAATATCCAAGCCGCATCTTTAATAATTATCGGAGGAGCTGATAAGGATAGTAAACTTGTAGTAGGTCCAGAACATGGGAGAAAAGAGCCAGTTGTTCCGATGAACCATATTCTTGATGATGTTAATGAAATAGTAGGCACAGGAACTATTTTTCCTGATGAAAATAATAATCCAATATTACACATGCATATTGCTTGTGGAAGAGAAACATCTACAGTAACTGGGTGTGTTAGAACAGGCGTAAAGGTGTGGCACATAATGGAAGTTGTTTTGTTTGAATTAGTTGAAAGCACCGCAAAACGAATTTTCGATCCTGTAACAGGATTTAAATTAATGCAGCCATAAGAAAGTCAATTTCATCAAATTCAGCAACGCCTAATATTATTGATAATATTATCAATAATAAAGTATAAAAATCTCTATCTCTAATAATTTTAGCCTTATTCATAGATTACCCTTATTGATGATAATATCAATAAGGGTAATCATTTGTCTTTAAAACTCCAAATTTTTAGGAGTTCTTGGAAATGGCATAACATCCCGTATGTTTGAAACTCCAGTAAGCGTCATTAATATTCTTTCAAATCCCATTCCAAAACCGCTATGGGGGACAGAGCCATATTTTCTTAAATCAAGATACCACCAATAATTTTCTTTTTTTAAACCGCATTCGTCCATTCGTTTTTCAAGCAAATCAAGTCGTTCTTCCCTCTGGCTTCCCCCTATTATTTCCCCTACCCTTGGAAGAAGCACATCCATGGCGGCAACTGTTTCATTATCTTCATTCAGTCTCATATAAAAAGGTTTTATGCTTTTTGGATAATTATACACAATCACTCCAGCTTTAAAATACTCTTCTGTTAAAAATCGCTCATGCTCAGTTTGAAGGTCTTTTCCAAAATTAATTTCAAATTCAAACTTTCTTTTTGAAGCGTTTAAAATTTTTACTGCGTCTTTGTATTCAACCCTTACAAAATTAGATAAAAATATATTTTTAATAAAATCATTCATATTGCTATCAATATGTTTTGATAAACAATCCAAGTCGTCGCTGCATTCATTCATGATGTTAATAGCTAAATATTTTAAAAATTCCTCTGCAA
The window above is part of the Desulfobacterales bacterium genome. Proteins encoded here:
- a CDS encoding radical SAM protein; this encodes MKDKINTKSFIYGPVPSRRLGYSLGLDIVQYKVCTYDCIYCQIGKTTDKIIDRTPYIPADIIIQQALKKLNESQHPDFITIGGSGEPTLNSEIGLIINEIKKNTRIPLAVITNGSMFWDEQIVNSLMPADVILPSLDAYYNLIFEQINRPHPDINFEKMVNSLITFRKIYQGKIWLEIFLLDGINISEESAYKFKAWVEKINPDKVHLNTAVRPTSEKFAKIALHDDMEKFSKIIGEKAEIIVDIKREKRTENEVDVDSEILNIISRRPSTVEDIESILGISKLVIFKHIDNLVEKKCLDKIKQKELFFYQIKEQNRPL
- a CDS encoding PAS domain S-box protein, with amino-acid sequence MDANGEYLKNAIIELKHENLLLKQLSIALSSCRDLKQALDSILEIACKIDEIDCGAVYTLNHIKNTIELFHHRGLSPEFIEAIKHYDTNAPQTMLVKQGKPIYHSFSEIEFENGSVKKKEGLKSLAIIPINIDDKVIAVLNLASHTKDKISEGSKSIIETLSVNVGGVIAKAKFEHTLIENEKRYQSIVDTIEEGYYELNKSGNIVFGNESLCKIVGYSKKELIGLNITHLIPPKKLKKFYKNFKRCFELGKLPEDITLEILKKNKSKRNIEASLSFISDHQGNNIGIRGIIKDITTKAKILAKLIDTKKFLQNVINSSGDGIITTDLTGTINFASPMARQLLGLSPSEIVGEKIYFFYGNKKADAIAIMKKLRENKEFIEHEVQMLRKDGTVLDINISASFLKNEASEIIGTLGIFRDITEKKRLISQLHHSQKMETIGIMAGGVAHDLNNIISGIVGYPDLILRQLPEDSALRKPLTSIQKSGEKAAALIEDLLTLARRKSPVKINLNLNEIITEYINSPEGQKLTETYPDITLEIDLEEDLLDVYGSKIHLYKTIMNIVMNAFESISNKGKVSIKTNNIFLNKAVSVYSLEPIKEGYYVKLTISDSGVGISSKDIQRIFEPFYTKKVMKKSGSGLGLSVVWGTIEDHMGYIDVKSSLSEGTAFILYIPVFKEI
- a CDS encoding GGDEF domain-containing protein; the protein is MDKFMDLEKLSVIVFVFFILIFVFSIAFHKRRILDLKIRKASENELASLEQKIEMIEEDRNQLFNISVDMLCVAGFDGFFKEINPAWTNTLGWSLEELKSRQWIEFVHADDKEFTIQAMSQLTSDKPLISFENRYICKNGSYRWLSWNSFPVIKRSIAYAVARDITERKHMENEIEKLSTTDPLTGIYNRKHFFKKGRSEFIRCKRYAKFLSFLMIDVDYLKQINDLHGHNIGDMVLASLAKECISKLRENDIFGRIGGEEFAAILVETTEEQAIVIAERLCQFLSEMRINLDNGSKNIRITVSIGLTGLKEDDLSLEDMLNRADKALFIAKSSGRNCFYKL
- a CDS encoding sigma-54-dependent Fis family transcriptional regulator yields the protein MAEANKTSKKKLLIIDDEENMRHMLTALLSKAGFSVESASDGLIGLKKLEENDYNFVLCDIKMPNLDGIGFLKRAKACLPNTTIIMMSAYGTIESAVEAVKLGAYDYISKPFKSDEIILTLRKAEEREILKKENMLLKEHIKKIEKDYSFGTMTAKSKSMLSVFELATKVAQYDTTVLITGESGTGKELIARGIHYAGKRKEKPLIPVNCGSIPENLLESELFGYKKGAFTGADRNKKGLFEEANDGTIFLDEIGELPLNLQVKLLRVIQESEIRPIGDSKSMKIDVRVLAATAKNLEEEVLKGTFREDLFYRLNVLRIKLPSLKERKEDIALLSQYFIEKFNKKFGKHIKGISPQPMLIFLKYHWPGNVRELENAIERAVLLSEDDFIASESLPPEMCDDALPNDTKDVYEGFSIKASQKILEKTMIIKALKKTGGNRTHASNLLEISHPSLLAKMKLYGIE
- a CDS encoding DNA-binding protein: MKYSEAKQGRIFIIRLEDGDIIHEKIEKFALEKNIQAASLIIIGGADKDSKLVVGPEHGRKEPVVPMNHILDDVNEIVGTGTIFPDENNNPILHMHIACGRETSTVTGCVRTGVKVWHIMEVVLFELVESTAKRIFDPVTGFKLMQP
- a CDS encoding response regulator, whose amino-acid sequence is MAKILVIDDDDQIRQMLKKMIELEGYEVYEAEDGNVGVKLAQSNNFDLVITDIIMPEKEGIETIRELKKAFPDIKIIAISGGGRIGPDSYLELAKKLGASETLSKPVKKNVLMDAIKRLIG